ATGAGTTAAATTGTATTGATATTGCCATTAATATGGCATATTGTGATTTCTTAAGTCAAGTGACTTGTGCTTCAGTATAAGTTTACTTCACTTTCAAATTTATTACCCACACTTCAAAAACACTGTGGTTTTTTATTTTGGCTGGTGACTAGTAGTGAACTGTTTTTGCCTTTACTAATAGTACTAATTATTAACCCACTGCCACGGGGTAGGAGTGttgtccactgtagttttgtttttttaatttttgtacaCAGATGGCTCCCCAAGTGTTCAGTCACCAAGGACTCCATTGTTAGGCTTTGCATGACCTCACTGAGTTCTGCATTCCTTGAATTCCTAGGAAAATATTGTTTCCTAATGGTATTGTTGAtagttttattactactacttacattagggaaagagagtaggagaggtaaaggaatagacagaaaatgataataaccaaattcAGATAAAGATAGAGCATGAGCAAATGGGGTTGCAGAAGCATTAGAATGCAACTCACATAAGGCACTTTTATTTTGTTCAAAATAGAAGCTTGTCTTACTTTCAGTTGTGTTACTAAGGCATCACATGGAATACTTGTTAGTATTTCATTTTTATGATACTACAATTCTGCTCATACTTCCTATTGCAAGTCTGAGAAACGAATTAAACACAAATCTATGTCTTAACCCCCGGGATCCAGGTGCATGACGGAAATCACAGAGCTGAAAACCCCGGGCAATGGGTTAGATAAGTGACCAGCATCCCAGCCGTGTGGCGCATAGGCCAGGCACGCACGAAcacccatgagcagtgacaagaATCTGTCCCTCCCCTTGGGAAAGTTATTTTGTtcaaacttttttagctttattgccattttccaatgtccatatttgtcttgatttgctttatccagattgcAATTACTTATTTTTCTTGCACAGACACCATATCATCTGTGTGTGTAGTAAATAGCTCAGtgctagaaataaaaatatatggaacatttagttatttgtgtcatatatctcattttttgtaatttttaatttttcataataCAACTTGCGCCGCCagtcacagtggccaggaatacaATGCGTagcatggaaatggcgtcctccatggagccggtgctcttccagtcactgcttatgcACATTatattccacattcatttatcgatgggaataatactaaagcccccttctaagcaccaaatgagtcaaatcacacactaagaggtttgtgcactggtggcaagtcttttccgtcaccctggccttcgctcttGATGCTTTGTTCACGTCACCCAGGATGCGGTCCATTTGCCTGGCTGatagcatgttcacatcacccgggCAGCTGCCAAAGTTTTTCCTTGACATGACCGCAATGTCAGGTGGATCCAAGGGGCTAAAACACCTCTCAGCACCAGAACCTGCCACACAAGGtgtaacactactactaataataataatgataactaactaATTAAATAAACTAATCACTCAATCAGTCAAGGAAAGGGGAACAGTTGATATTGGTAGGACAAGAAATTGGCTTCTTAACTAAGCATTTGTGGAGCCCTCTTTGTGTAatcaaaattaataaattaaaatcACGGTAGACATAGCATGTATGTCAATGGGTAAAAATAACTGTTATGCATGTCAACAGTTTGAATTAAATGTTGAATTGTAGTTTGTAATTATTTTGAATTTCTTTAAACAGTCCTGCCCCATCAGTGGTAGGACAGCAGGCACATCCAGCTGGAGCTGTAGGAGGAGCAAGCGGAAGCACCGTCATAAGTGGGCCATCAGACCCCAAATCGGCAGAGAAGAAGGCACAAGATGACCTTAAAGTTGATAATGGACAACCCACCACTAATATTCaggtaaaaggagaaaaaagcctGATCTTTTTTTCACCTGATCCTGTCAGTGCACCTAATACTGGATCAAATGTAGAGATTTTTCCAACTGAAGTCAGAATATCACCTTGGAGGAATTATTTGTTCAGGAAGATGAAAGTGATAGGTTTTTACTTCTGTGTTCTTCTTTTAGAGATAACAAAGCAGTAAAGTTGCAAATTTTAAAAGACTTTTAAGGGagattttttaaaacattatATGTGTACcaattacacatatatttacttacacaagaatatataaaagaaattgtgtgtgagagagtgagtgagtgggggtgggggtgcggtggGTTGTAAGTAAACATGTGCAGGTACACAGATATGAAAGAGGTTTTATAAAGGAAGTGGATTCAAAGGATCTCTCGTATTTCAGGTTCGTCTCCCAGACGGTTCCCGCTTTGTGATTAAACTGAATCACTCACACACCGTCGGTGACATTCGGCACTTTATTGTGACAGCCCGTCCAGCCTTCCAAGCTGTGGACTTCGCTCTGATGACCACGTTCCCCCATGCAGAACTAACCAATTTATCTCAGAACGTAGTCGAAGCTAAGCTTTTAAATTCGGCATTAGTTGTGAAAAATAAGTAACTATTTCCtatatataaatttccatatATACGGAATCATTATGTTCAGGCATGCAGTTGCATTTTACCAAGGGAAGTGATGCTTTAAAGATTGCTCATTGTCTACCTGTTATTGCATAGCCATCAGAAATGGAGATACAGAGGGATTCCCATCCTTTTTACTACTGCACATCATTGTTTCTTTTAAAAAACATATATCATTGTTAGTGGAACTTTTTTTCCAATTTGGCTCAGGTTTGACAATGGATATTTGTCCACCTTGcaaggtttttttttgttttttgtaatattGTAGCATCTTTAACATTTATTAATTGCCTCAAGAAGCTTCAGATATTTATTTTACCTATACTGTATGCTATTAAATTATTTTCATATACTATTGTGGTATATTACTTTAATGTGTAAGAGAAAACACCAGTGCATTGTATCTTCTATTTTAGTTACGAGATTAAACAACAATTCAGATAATATACGTTTTATTTCCAAATTACAAATCAACCTGGGTAATGTATGTAACAAATCCctgttttatattttaaaaataacaataataataaaaataaaacaaatattaaaataaatgtgGGCTAATGCCGTCTGAACTGCTTCTTGAATTTTTCATAATGGAAGTCATCCGTGGCCTTCTCTCCTGGAGGTCTTTTAGGGGCTATGGTCGATATCTTGACACCACCTCCCACTACAGGTTCCACAATTTCCtgcaccttcttctcctttttctttgctgGCCCAGCCTCCTCAAGATTAACTGGAAAGAAAATTATATCTGAAAGCTTTCCAGGGAAAAGTAATTTGCAATAAATGAACTGTTTTACCTGCTTTAATTCCTGCCAGCTGGGAATTAAACTCATGGCAGTCTTGATTTTTACTTAGCTAGTCTTCAGTTTAATTATACAGTCTTTTAATTTGCTATGTACTCTATAACACTAAGCAATGAGTTTCTAAAAGTAGATGTTTTGCTTAATAACAGTTGTTAATAGAATgattttttaatattgttttccttctgtctttctttttcttttttgccaaaGTCATTAGTAATGTAATGGAGTTTGCACAACAGCATAACTGGATAAGCTTTCATACTTTTGTTTTTCCTCTGAAACTACTGATAGGTATGAGACTATTCCATTTAGTGAGCttatgcaataaagaaaaaaaaaatggaagtgtCTCATTCCCCTTCTAGCAAACTGAAACCTATCAAATACTTATATCTTCATTACAATAATACATCCTGACCTTTCCTTGTCAAATACAATTATATAACCTAATGAGTGTCTTATATATTCCTCAAATATTTTCCTCCAATAAAGTCAAAGGGCAAAAGACAAAATGAACACACTGCCTTGCTACCTATGGCTAGTAACAAGGTAATGCACAGAGGATCTTTTAAAATCCTAATCTAAAACCTGTACATAAATTCCTCCTAGGATCACCAACTTACATCTGTTGTGTTGTACAAAGTTGACGGCCATGTTCTTGGGAACAAATTCTGAGGGTCGttctttcttcatcatcctttcaCGAAGCAGTTTCTGTTTGGCTTCCTCTGTCGCCTCAATGTTCCGGATCTTTGCTTCAAGCCCCAAATCCACCTCGGGAATACCACTCAACATcttgagaaaaatgataatagtgaatatgTGACAATTTGTTTTATAacctatgaaaataaaaaaactaactgAAGGAATTTGTTACTAACCCCTTGACATGCCTTTTCTTTAAAGTGTGTCCTGTCCAAATGATTTTGCATTAAGATGATTGGGAGTACTAAATTTATTGAATGTACAACatttgctttttcgtttttttctttaatggaatACTTTAAGGTCTTAAAAGGTTACATGACTCCTATGAAATGCAGATACCACCCCACACTTCAAATCAGTTCTTTCCCTTCAAAATTAATGGCATGTAACAgactcattatatcattatcattatctcttgaaACCTTCCATGTCCATACACCTGGTTATACCAATGACTTCAAAGCAAAAACTTATTTTGAAATTTAGTAAATGACTATAAAATGTGGTCTAACACTAGTGAAAAGGGCTACCAGTTACTAAAATGAAAGAACTAATAGGTGCATACAATATAAGACAAACTGTGTACCAAGAGCATTTAAATATTTTCAATAAAGGGTTCATGAAGTTACTCTAAAGAAaaattacacatacatgcattttatatatagagagaaagagtgagagacagagaggaggggagagggagagagataagaggaggggggggggagagggagagggagggagagagacagacagatagaaaagcaGGCAGGCATGCAGCCAggtttaaaattaaaattaaaaaatataagtaTGCTAACATAAAGACAAACATTAAAAGAAACCTGCCTGGTTACTCAACATCTCCTCACTCTTCTTTGTTGTCGAAACCCTCAAGATATCTGGGACAGCATGCAGAGCTGCTTCCTCAAGGGTCAGGTGTCTTGGGGTATCATCCTGTTTTTCGACAGATGTAAGTCCCTTACGCTTTGCAAGATTCTCCTCGATGTATTTTTGCCTGTGAGACGAGTTCAATTATTGGAAGAAAATTTATGGAAGCTGATTAATTAACGTAAATACTTCACTGGATACTATCACAGGCCAAGCAACCTCATTACAACTATCAGTCATATTCTTGGGCATCAGCCTACAAAGCCCAATCAGAGCCTGTGACATGATGTAAGCAGTTGGTTTGTTATGAGCAAATTCTTGATTCAAACAGGCTTGCCATAGGAAAAACCTGAAGGTGCAATCACATGATAAGACACAATGATTACCTGCAACCATCATACTGAAAACTCTACTGGCAGCTACAAGCATTTAAATGctatattcaaattcaaaaccAGTGGTTCCCATACTACATATCAAAACAAATTGATATGCATCCAGTAATTTGACTTCAGTTTGTCTTAAACAATTTGAGATGAAATGAAATGACCTAGTACCAACCAAAGCAAAAGCTGCTACCACCAATAGGAGAACACTGCCACATGCTCTTAGCAAGCCACCAAGAAAGGGGTTTATAGGACCTTCAATTTCTCATGACCCAATTAAATGACTTGCCCAAATTACAAATTTCCAAAGGCTTTCTCCACTCACGTATGTATCATTCTCAGAGAGTTGAATAACATGTCTGTATGGCCTGAGTGGGTAGTCCTAGACTGTGTAACAAGTCCTACACTAGTCCTAATATGTCACTGCTGTATATGTAATACAGCTAATTACATCTCATGATCCAGTGCAACAGGTGTCAAGATGAGGCTCCAAGGCAGTATAGACTCCAAGTTTTATATCAGGGCTTTGCCACTTTGGGTCTCCAGACTCAAACAGTTTGCCAACATGATTAGTAACGTCAAAATCAGTGACCCTACATTATCTAGTGCTGCCACCAGGTGCTCTACCTATTTTGGAGTTATATGACCAATAACCTTTGTTTGGATTCTATGATATATCTCAAGGGTCAGAGGGCAGGTTTGATCAGTAGAAGCTAAATCAGTACTACTAGCATAACTGCCAGGCAAACATGACCTAGAATACCATTCATGTCAAAAGGTTTGGCTGGGCTTGGTATGCAAGCGCCGACAAACAAACTTGAATATGAGGTAATGTCCTAAACTGACCAACATTGTATCTTATTATATTataccaatataaaaaaaaaacataaatacatttcTGCATCTTCATCACGTCTGTTAGTTTCTGCTGAGAAGGACGTTCCAATGCCcgtatcataagcatcatcagaCGTCTTCTTGGCATTTTTCACTTGGTTCAGGTCCAGCATTCCGCCCGTCTTAGTTTTGAACGGGTCATCCTGTTCAACAAATAAATTCCATCATAAAGACtattataagaaataaaaaaaaagtcaaatctaCAAATAATAGACCAAAATGAGTGTACACAGTATACACATAACTTTTTAAAATGAACTTACATCTGGACCTTCCTTCTTTTCGACCTTTTCCCCAACCAAAAGTCCTTCTGCACTGATACCTCCTTGCCGACGTCTAAATTTTCTcatctctttactctcttccaaTTTTGCTCTGTGGGGCATTATAAAACATATTACttcatatcatatattcattacCAGACCTATTGGTTACACAGTTTAAGAATTTTATAACACCCTGAATTAAATTCCTGGAATTATTTTAAATCTATCTTTAAAATCTGTCTGACTAATTTTACcaaatataacaacatatatttaGTATTTATAGTATTTCTCAATTGCCCTGAATAGGACTgcaaacaagtaaagaaaaataaacagtacTGGTTTATCAATACACCAGATTGAAACTCGCTATAGCTTGCAGACTTTCCTAACAATTTTTCAAtacaagaggaaacagaagaatgtAAATAGATTGTGAAGGTTTGTTGGCCTTTGACGAAGCACAGAGGCCACTGCGGTCCCTTGATGCGGTTCAATTCAGGACAACTGTCAACTCTTTCACTCTAATTGTTTCCTGACTAGGCTAACAGTCACAAAATGCAAAACAGAATACTTAATTCTCACAATAAAGATTCCTCCTCGCCTGGACTGGGTTCCTCCTCATCATCCGATTCTCTTCTCCGCCTAAAACTCTTGCCTTTTACCTTCTTAAAAGATATCTTTGGCTTctcttcgacttcttcttcttgtcGCGAAGACATGGTGTGTCAGAGAGTCAGACTTGAGGTGAATAAATGAGGAAAAACTAAGAACTTTTACAATTGTTTGCAAACTCGTACTCAATACAACGAGGGAGCGTAAATGCAATTATTTACAGGCGATAGAGTAGCCATATAAGTGCAATGTTAGTATTATAATGCTTATAACTATTATCCAATTATTTCACCCGATATTGCTTTTCTATTAATGAACATAATTTTTATGTGGTTATCCTATTTTATATTTACGATCCAATACAGATGTTCCCTTAgacaataatttttttatttgtaatattaTTTTGGAGCTACATGCCAATATGAGATACTCTTACCtgtcatattatatatagatatatctattatttaataTATGTCTTCTTTATCAATGCAATCGCGATAAACATAGTGGAAAATACATAAGATAACTATTTAAAAGAACGATAGCAAACTCTTGCAAAAACGTCAACAAACCGATCACATATTTTTAGATTATTGTTGGCTGTTTACTAAAAAATCACACTCGGAGAATATATTTCGCGATATCatataagaagagagagtaaTAGGAAGCTATAGTCGTACGCAAAATGTCTTTTAAGCCAGAAATCAGCCCAGCATCGTTACTAAATCAGCTAAATGTATGTGAACTTGTTGAGCAAGTAAACCTAATAGATTTGTTTACGTTAGGTAAATGTTTCATAGACAGCGGGTGTTCTCAAGACAGAGCTTGTAGATCATCCtggtaatttattattatcatataagaaACCAGTCCTagactttttttgtttgtctgtgtaaagGTTGAGAAGTTTTTTGGCTTTTGCTGGAGCACATACGCAGTTGACTATTTATTCTGTAAGACATCCGTTACAATCTTTCAGCCATAGATCAATTTTACAACAATTTAGAGTGGAGACAATTAGGTTAaaagaggtaaataaaaaaatattttcctcgCTAATACAAGCAGAAGGAAAAACCCAATTTTAAAGATGCTTTAGAAGTCTTTTAAATTTTT
The DNA window shown above is from Penaeus vannamei isolate JL-2024 chromosome 12, ASM4276789v1, whole genome shotgun sequence and carries:
- the LOC113813044 gene encoding splicing factor C9orf78 homolog, with translation MSSRQEEEVEEKPKISFKKVKGKSFRRRRESDDEEEPSPGEEESLLAKLEESKEMRKFRRRQGGISAEGLLVGEKVEKKEGPDDDPFKTKTGGMLDLNQVKNAKKTSDDAYDTGIGTSFSAETNRRDEDAEMQKYIEENLAKRKGLTSVEKQDDTPRHLTLEEAALHAVPDILRVSTTKKSEEMLSNQMLSGIPEVDLGLEAKIRNIEATEEAKQKLLRERMMKKERPSEFVPKNMAVNFVQHNRFNLEEAGPAKKKEKKVQEIVEPVVGGGVKISTIAPKRPPGEKATDDFHYEKFKKQFRRH